Proteins encoded within one genomic window of Lysinibacillus sphaericus:
- a CDS encoding response regulator, whose translation MKRLLIVDDQQGIRLLLNEVLKKEGYVTYLAANGAEALRYAEEESIDCVLLDMKIPGMDGIEILKRLKEKWPELPVFMMTAYGELDVVQEALELGAIRYFTKPFDIFEVRDEVNKTLKT comes from the coding sequence GTGAAACGATTACTAATTGTTGATGATCAGCAGGGAATTCGTTTGCTATTAAATGAAGTATTAAAAAAAGAAGGTTACGTTACATATTTAGCAGCGAATGGCGCTGAGGCACTACGTTATGCAGAGGAAGAATCGATAGACTGTGTATTGCTAGACATGAAGATTCCTGGCATGGATGGCATAGAAATTTTAAAGCGTTTAAAAGAGAAATGGCCTGAATTACCTGTCTTTATGATGACAGCATACGGTGAATTAGATGTTGTTCAGGAGGCGTTGGAATTAGGGGCAATTCGATATTTTACGAAGCCATTTGATATTTTTGAAGTGCGTGACGAAGTAAATAAAACGTTAAAAACATAG
- a CDS encoding DUF2529 family protein: MSKILTTQLSGLLQRITQNEEEAIEETARLLAQAAIGEGNVYFACFGEMQVVELNALQGVERFSKLLPWTEHTVVSEADRICIFTRSAHDQEALALAQKLSAQFIPFAAVASEVANNENPLADLAYTYISTRMRGGLMPNDLGERIVVPHAIAALFIYEAVKVIYDEMLGLDEEL; encoded by the coding sequence ATGTCAAAAATTCTAACAACACAGTTGAGCGGATTATTACAAAGAATAACACAAAATGAAGAAGAAGCTATTGAAGAAACAGCACGATTACTTGCACAAGCTGCGATAGGCGAAGGCAATGTCTATTTTGCTTGCTTTGGTGAAATGCAAGTTGTCGAATTAAATGCACTTCAGGGTGTTGAGCGTTTTTCTAAGCTACTCCCTTGGACCGAGCATACAGTCGTTAGCGAAGCAGATCGCATCTGTATTTTTACACGCAGTGCACATGATCAGGAAGCATTAGCCTTAGCACAAAAATTGAGTGCTCAATTTATACCATTTGCAGCAGTGGCGAGTGAAGTAGCAAATAACGAAAATCCATTAGCCGATTTAGCGTATACATATATCTCTACTCGTATGCGCGGTGGTTTAATGCCTAATGATTTAGGTGAGCGTATTGTTGTACCGCATGCAATAGCTGCACTGTTCATTTATGAAGCTGTTAAAGTAATTTATGATGAAATGCTTGGCTTGGATGAGGAACTATAA